Proteins encoded in a region of the Triticum dicoccoides isolate Atlit2015 ecotype Zavitan chromosome 3A, WEW_v2.0, whole genome shotgun sequence genome:
- the LOC119270443 gene encoding uncharacterized protein LOC119270443 isoform X3, with protein sequence MTRSSATPPSSPRRRAPPPIVPLQLIQSRPPESLAAGHKYLTVALCFSTGAAYVHLGSSCRTQRSLVAHIRWSAHRLNSIRLQPCSGQSGTKMKSSVFFSLNSTYQIQLRLCPMTWLADVLSMLLLVRKMLLFRFPSCGQYGAVGISTHEAIQCKQCISWSFHKSVRAF encoded by the exons ATGACTAGATCCTCGGCCACGCCACCGTCCTCTCCCCGTCGTCGCGCGCCTCCGCCTATCGTTCCTCTGCAGcttatccagtcccgaccgccggaGAGTCTCGCTGCTGGGCACAAGTACCTTACAGTCGCATTGTGCTTCTCCACTGGGGCAGCGTACGTACATCTTGGAA GTTCGTGTAGAACCCAGCGGAGTTTAGTGGCGCATATCAG GTGGAGTGCGCATAGATTGAATTCCATCCGCTTACAGCCTTGCTCTGGCCAGAGTGGTACTAAAATGAAGAGTTCGGTGTTTTTCAGCCTCAACAGTACATATCAAATTCAATTGAG GCTATGTCCAATGACATGGTTGGCTGATGTACTGAGCATGCTATTGTTAGTAAGAAAGATGCTCCTATTTCGGTTTCCGTCCTGTGGGCAATATGGAGCAGTCGGAATAAGTACACATGAGGCAATTCAGTGCAAACAGTGCATTTCATGGAGCTTTCATAAGAGTGTGCGCGCTTTCTAA
- the LOC119270443 gene encoding uncharacterized protein LOC119270443 isoform X1 codes for MTRSSATPPSSPRRRAPPPIVPLQLIQSRPPESLAAGHKYLTVALCFSTGAAYVHLGSSCRTQRSLVAHIRWSAHRLNSIRLQPCSGQSGTKMKSSVFFSLNSTYQIQLRVGNGRTQYSKPNGFLKQNSMQPRGRIAATRMCTHSSECQDPIIMRMASGLGHGRLGMEPFGIFHSSLCIY; via the exons ATGACTAGATCCTCGGCCACGCCACCGTCCTCTCCCCGTCGTCGCGCGCCTCCGCCTATCGTTCCTCTGCAGcttatccagtcccgaccgccggaGAGTCTCGCTGCTGGGCACAAGTACCTTACAGTCGCATTGTGCTTCTCCACTGGGGCAGCGTACGTACATCTTGGAA GTTCGTGTAGAACCCAGCGGAGTTTAGTGGCGCATATCAG GTGGAGTGCGCATAGATTGAATTCCATCCGCTTACAGCCTTGCTCTGGCCAGAGTGGTACTAAAATGAAGAGTTCGGTGTTTTTCAGCCTCAACAGTACATATCAAATTCAATTGAG GGTTGGAAATGGTCGAACTCAATATAGCAAACCAAATGGATTTCTAAAGCAAAATTCAATGCAACCGAGGGGGAGAATAGCAGCTACACGG ATGTGTACACATTCTTCTGAATGCCAAGACCCCATAATTATGCGGATGGCTTCTGGTCTTGGGCATGGAAGATTAGGCATGGAACCATTCGGGATATTTCACAGTTCGCTCTGCATATACTAA
- the LOC119270443 gene encoding uncharacterized protein LOC119270443 isoform X2 translates to MTRSSATPPSSPRRRAPPPIVPLQLIQSRPPESLAAGHKYLTVALCFSTGAAYVHLGTDRWSAHRLNSIRLQPCSGQSGTKMKSSVFFSLNSTYQIQLRVGNGRTQYSKPNGFLKQNSMQPRGRIAATRMCTHSSECQDPIIMRMASGLGHGRLGMEPFGIFHSSLCIY, encoded by the exons ATGACTAGATCCTCGGCCACGCCACCGTCCTCTCCCCGTCGTCGCGCGCCTCCGCCTATCGTTCCTCTGCAGcttatccagtcccgaccgccggaGAGTCTCGCTGCTGGGCACAAGTACCTTACAGTCGCATTGTGCTTCTCCACTGGGGCAGCGTACGTACATCTTGGAA CTGATAGGTGGAGTGCGCATAGATTGAATTCCATCCGCTTACAGCCTTGCTCTGGCCAGAGTGGTACTAAAATGAAGAGTTCGGTGTTTTTCAGCCTCAACAGTACATATCAAATTCAATTGAG GGTTGGAAATGGTCGAACTCAATATAGCAAACCAAATGGATTTCTAAAGCAAAATTCAATGCAACCGAGGGGGAGAATAGCAGCTACACGG ATGTGTACACATTCTTCTGAATGCCAAGACCCCATAATTATGCGGATGGCTTCTGGTCTTGGGCATGGAAGATTAGGCATGGAACCATTCGGGATATTTCACAGTTCGCTCTGCATATACTAA